The following are encoded in a window of Candidatus Woesearchaeota archaeon genomic DNA:
- the fen gene encoding flap endonuclease-1, translating to MGVAITELLKGKEIKFDELKGKLLAVDAFNTLYMFLTTIRGADGSPLMDSEGNITSHLVGLFNRFSNLMEKGLKFVFVFDGEPPELKSEERNRRKALKEEAKELYEDAKQKEDIENMKKYAARTVFLTKEMIIEAKELLDAMGIPFVEAPSEGEAQAAFMVKKGDAFAVVSQDADSLISGSPRTIRNLSITRRRKMPGSYNYQVVNPELISLKFNLEQLGISYDQLIALSILIGTDYNYGGVKGIGPKKGLKLVQKHKEDFEALFKEAKWFDSFDIDWRKIFQVFKEMPIKDDYKIEFKNYDKEKIKEILVKKHEFSEERVNSTLDKLDNAKKVNEQKGLGEFF from the coding sequence ATGGGCGTTGCAATAACTGAATTATTAAAAGGCAAAGAAATTAAGTTTGATGAACTTAAAGGTAAATTGTTAGCTGTTGATGCGTTTAATACGTTGTATATGTTTCTTACAACTATTAGAGGAGCTGATGGCAGTCCTTTGATGGATTCTGAAGGAAACATAACTAGTCATTTAGTTGGTCTATTCAATAGGTTTTCCAATTTGATGGAGAAAGGTTTGAAATTTGTTTTTGTTTTTGATGGGGAACCGCCTGAGCTTAAGAGCGAGGAGCGAAATAGAAGAAAAGCTTTGAAAGAGGAAGCTAAAGAATTATATGAAGATGCAAAACAAAAGGAAGATATAGAGAATATGAAAAAATACGCGGCAAGAACTGTTTTTCTTACAAAAGAGATGATAATTGAAGCAAAAGAATTACTTGATGCAATGGGTATTCCTTTTGTCGAGGCACCAAGTGAGGGAGAAGCGCAAGCTGCTTTTATGGTAAAAAAAGGGGATGCTTTTGCTGTTGTCAGTCAAGATGCCGATTCTTTGATTTCAGGCAGTCCTAGAACTATAAGAAATCTTTCTATTACTCGTAGAAGGAAAATGCCTGGTTCTTATAATTATCAGGTTGTTAATCCTGAATTAATTTCTTTAAAGTTTAATCTTGAACAATTAGGTATTTCGTATGATCAGCTTATTGCTTTATCTATTTTAATTGGAACTGATTATAATTATGGTGGTGTAAAAGGGATAGGTCCTAAGAAAGGGCTTAAACTTGTTCAAAAACACAAAGAGGATTTTGAAGCTTTGTTTAAAGAAGCAAAATGGTTTGATTCTTTTGATATTGATTGGAGAAAAATATTTCAAGTATTTAAGGAAATGCCTATTAAAGATGATTATAAAATAGAATTTAAGAATTATGATAAGGAAAAAATAAAAGAGATTCTCGTAAAAAAACATGAATTTAGTGAAGAAAGAGTTAATAGCACTTTAGACAAACTTGATAATGCTAAAAAAGTTAATGAACAGAAAGGTTTAGGAGAGTTCTTTTAA